The DNA region ACTGAACTGTCTGACCGCCGGGGCCTGGCCCGCCTGGTGGATGGGCAACGACGACGAGGGTGAGATCGACGTACTGGAGTGGTACGGCAACGGCAGTTGGCCGTCGGCGACCACCGTCCACACCAAATCCAATGGCGCCGAATGGGCTACGCAACAGATCTCGATGGACAGTGCATGGCATACCTGGCGGTGCCGCTGGGACGTCGACGGTATCCGGTTCTGGCGTGACTGGGTCGATGGTGCTGCGCCCTACTTCACCGTTCCGGCGAATTCGATTGCGGACTGGCCGTTCAACGATGCCGGCTACCAGGTGTTCACGGTTCTCAACCTGGCGGTGGCCGGTTCCGGGGGCGGCGATCCCGGGCCGGGAAGCTATCCGGCGGAGATGCTCATAGACTGGATCCGCGTCTTCTAAAGCTGGCTTGTCGCACCGGATTCCGAGGCGTCTTCCCTGGCATCAAGCCAGGCCACCCCGGCGCGTGCAGCGCGGATCAACGCGCCCCGCTCACCGAAATAGGATGCGATCAAACCCAATCCGGGAAGGGTGCCGAGTCGCTGGTAGATCTTCTTGGGGTGCGGACGCTTGCCGGCCTCTTCGAACGTCGCCCGCAGGATGCCGGCCAACTGCCAGACCGTGCGGGTGATCACCACCGGGGTCGAAGAGGTGATCGACTTCAACGGTTTCCAGCCGGGCGGCGGCGTCTGCGGCAGCGGCTCCGGATCGCGTGGTGCGGAAACATCGAAATCCTCCGGAATGCGACGCCCACACAACACCTCCGCGAGCAGTCGCACTTGCTCGCCCCGGTCGGTCACGCCGTACTCGCGGGCAAGCGCGCACAGCACGATCGCGTGGTTGACGAATCCCGCCAGCTCGCCCACCGGAACCACCCGCGACAGCCACCCGAACGCGCCGGGGGAGGCCACCACCAGGGTGTTGAGCGCACCGACTCGGTGTACCCACCAGTGCACGCGCTGTTCGCGACTCATTCGCTCCCAGGCCGCGGTGCCCGGCAGGTCGGCGGCGTTGATCAACAGCGCCCCGGCGTTCAGGGCGCGATTGCCGACGCTGGGGCCACGACCGGCCTCGCTCCGGCGGTGTCGTAACCGGAACCGGCGGATCCGCTGGGTCAATCCCTGCGGCGGAGTCAGCAGCCGGCGGGTGCGACTGCGCAGACCGATCGGATCGGCTTCGGAGAGCAGGTCGAGCAGGGGATCGATAACGGCCACGGCGCGGCTGAGCGCGTCGGCGACGTCGGCATCGGTGAGAGCGGTGTGCGGCTTCGGGAACAGACCCATGCCGATGATTGTGACCGGTTCACCGGGATGTGCGCGACGTTCTCATCCCACGTCGTCGAAGTCGGTCGATTCGGACACCGCGCGCCACCGGGCCAACTCGGACTGCACCCCGACGATCTTGGCCTCCACCGCCGCGATGGTGTCGTTGCCCAGGAGCAGGCGTACCGGGGGCTCGTCCGCCTCGATGACGTCGATGATCGCCGCCGCCGCCTTGACCGGGTCGCCGGGCTGGTCGTGGTTACGTTCGCCTGCGGTCACGCGCATCTGGCCCGCGGGGCCGTCGGCGTAATCCTCGATGACGTTCTGCTGGATCTGCAGGCTCGACGAGTCGAGGAAGTCGGTGCGAAAGTAGCCGGGCTCCACCACCATCACGTGGACACCCAGTGGGCGCAGTTCGGCGTGAAGCGCCTCGGAAAGCGCCTCGACGGCGAACTTGGTGGATGCGTAAACGCCCCATCCCGGCGAGCTGACGAATCCTCCCACCGAGGAGATGTTGACGATCGCGCCGGATCGCTGCGCCCGCAGTACCGGAGCGATGGCACGCGTGACGGTCAACAGGCCGAAGACATTGGTCTCATAGACGGCCCGGACCTCGGCGTCGGTGGCCTCCTCTACCGCTCCGAGCAGACCGCGGCCGGCATTGTTGATCAGCACATCGATACGGCCGAACCGTTCCATCGTCGCCTGGACCGCCTGGCGGGCCTGGTCATCGTCGGTGACGTCGAGCGCGACGGCGAGCAGGTTGTCGTTCTCGCCGAGGGCGTCGGTGACCGCCGCGGCGCGCCGCGCGGTCGCGACCACCCGGTGGCCGCGGTCCAGCAGGTCGCGAGCGATCTGCAGCCCGAACCCGCGGGAAGCTCCGGTGATGAACCAAACGCTCATGACCTGCACCCTTCGTCGTATCCATTTAGATGCCTCGGATGGTGTGATGCAAGAGGTTCGGGGATATATTTGCGTCCATCGACATCAATACCCGCAAGCTGCGCCACTTCGTCGTCGTCGCCGAGGAATTGCACTTCAGCCGCGCAGCCACCCGCCTCTACCTGACGCAGCAGGCCCTCAGCCGCGAGATCAAGGAACTCGAGACCTGGGTGGGCGCCAAACTGCTGGATCGCACCACCCGGAAAGTGACGCTGACCGAGGCCGGCCAGATCTTCCTGTCCGGCGCGTATGCCGTCCTGGGCGCCCTGGACGGCGCGGTCGCCGACACCATGCGGGCGGTGCGCGGGTTGTCGGGCACGCTGCGACTGGGCTACATCCCCGGTGCCGCACTGGAGTTGACGGGGCTGATCGTCGACGAGTTCCGCAACCGGTTCCCCGAGGTCGACGTCATCATGCGGGAGTTCCCGGTCGGTGACCCGTCGGCGGGCCTGGACTCCGGGGCCAGTGATGTGGCGCTGCTGCGGTTGCCGGTGAGCACCCCCGACATCGAGACCGAGCAACTGTTCGTCGATCCGGTCGTGGTGATGGTGTCGGCCACCCATCGTCACGCCGAGCGCCGGTCGGTTTCGGTGATGGACCTGATCGACGACCCGATCACGAGTGCCGATACCGACGATGCGGCGCACCGGGAGTTCTGGTGCCTGGAGTCGGTGCGCAGCGGGACGACCCCGGCCCGGCGCGTGCTGATCAATTCGATCACCGAGGAGGCTCAGGTGGTCGCGGCCGGGATGGCGGTCGCGGTCTCGAGTTCCGCGGTGATGCAGTATCTGCCGGCGCCGGGTGTGCGCTGCGTGCCGATCGACGACTGGCCGGGGTCGGTGGCCGCGGTCGGCTGGCCGCGCCACGAGACCGCGCCTTTGGTGGCCCAATTCGTGGAGGTGGCGTGCACGGTTCGTGACCGGGAGGTCGAAACCGTGCGCCAGATCGAAGACCGGCTGATCCGCCGCTGATCGCTGAC from Mycolicibacter sp. MU0083 includes:
- a CDS encoding LysR substrate-binding domain-containing protein, with protein sequence MRHFVVVAEELHFSRAATRLYLTQQALSREIKELETWVGAKLLDRTTRKVTLTEAGQIFLSGAYAVLGALDGAVADTMRAVRGLSGTLRLGYIPGAALELTGLIVDEFRNRFPEVDVIMREFPVGDPSAGLDSGASDVALLRLPVSTPDIETEQLFVDPVVVMVSATHRHAERRSVSVMDLIDDPITSADTDDAAHREFWCLESVRSGTTPARRVLINSITEEAQVVAAGMAVAVSSSAVMQYLPAPGVRCVPIDDWPGSVAAVGWPRHETAPLVAQFVEVACTVRDREVETVRQIEDRLIRR
- a CDS encoding oxidoreductase, yielding MSVWFITGASRGFGLQIARDLLDRGHRVVATARRAAAVTDALGENDNLLAVALDVTDDDQARQAVQATMERFGRIDVLINNAGRGLLGAVEEATDAEVRAVYETNVFGLLTVTRAIAPVLRAQRSGAIVNISSVGGFVSSPGWGVYASTKFAVEALSEALHAELRPLGVHVMVVEPGYFRTDFLDSSSLQIQQNVIEDYADGPAGQMRVTAGERNHDQPGDPVKAAAAIIDVIEADEPPVRLLLGNDTIAAVEAKIVGVQSELARWRAVSESTDFDDVG
- a CDS encoding glycoside hydrolase family 16 protein produces the protein MAEMNRRSLMLTTGFGMIAATMRLPEAWAQPRPAGPLPAAPSQTYLFRDEFDGPAGSAPDPAKWTVARARETMKDPTFWERPENVGQYRDDRKNVFIDGKSNLVLRAAKEGGTYYSGKVQSRWRGGIGHTWEARIKLNCLTAGAWPAWWMGNDDEGEIDVLEWYGNGSWPSATTVHTKSNGAEWATQQISMDSAWHTWRCRWDVDGIRFWRDWVDGAAPYFTVPANSIADWPFNDAGYQVFTVLNLAVAGSGGGDPGPGSYPAEMLIDWIRVF